One window of Microcoleus vaginatus PCC 9802 genomic DNA carries:
- a CDS encoding DUF1016 family protein has protein sequence MADSSSIAEDYHDFLRELKEPIVQYQVRAVLSVNCELVLLYWPIGRNILNRQQQRGWGAKVIDNLGVDLETALPEMMFADD, from the coding sequence CTGGCGGATAGTTCGTCAATTGCTGAAGATTATCATGATTTTTTGCGAGAACTTAAGGAACCTATTGTGCAATATCAAGTGCGGGCCGTACTTTCTGTCAACTGCGAATTAGTGTTGCTTTACTGGCCAATTGGACGGAATATTTTAAACAGGCAACAGCAGCGAGGATGGGGAGCAAAAGTTATAGACAATTTAGGTGTTGACTTAGAAACAGCTTTGCCTGAAATGATGTTTGCCGACGATTGA
- a CDS encoding DUF4145 domain-containing protein produces the protein MRLPPSILNKYLDRFDELIQEGERIYKVIKDIPTVKFSAPGEVIRPLTQQELEARQKLQGWYLNYLSLLDQIIPPRSVHRKLLDETESYYDASDKLNTYIYRLKGLKEDFQKGYLGDLGLEIEAAIVADYMGQAEQLLAEGQSGKYDYVPAAVLAGAVLEKSLRTLCDKQSPSISRVNNNGKPLTLTPLIDVLKKNNLFNELTAKQLRGWADIRNSAAHGHFDEFNRSQVDLMIQGINNFLATHMI, from the coding sequence ATGAGACTACCGCCGAGCATTTTAAACAAATATCTCGATCGGTTTGATGAACTTATACAAGAAGGAGAAAGGATTTATAAAGTTATTAAAGATATTCCCACTGTTAAGTTCAGCGCCCCGGGTGAAGTAATTAGACCGTTGACTCAACAAGAACTTGAAGCTCGACAAAAACTACAGGGGTGGTATTTAAACTATTTATCGTTACTCGATCAAATCATTCCTCCAAGGAGTGTTCATCGAAAATTATTGGATGAAACAGAAAGTTATTACGATGCTTCCGATAAATTGAATACCTACATTTATAGATTAAAAGGATTGAAAGAGGACTTTCAAAAAGGTTATTTAGGAGATTTGGGACTTGAGATAGAAGCTGCAATAGTCGCAGATTATATGGGTCAAGCAGAACAGTTGTTAGCAGAGGGTCAGTCTGGTAAATATGACTATGTACCAGCAGCCGTATTAGCTGGAGCTGTTTTAGAGAAATCTCTGCGAACTCTCTGTGATAAGCAGAGTCCGTCCATATCAAGAGTCAATAATAACGGTAAACCCCTAACACTCACCCCTTTGATTGATGTCTTGAAAAAAAATAACTTATTTAATGAACTAACAGCTAAGCAGCTTAGAGGTTGGGCTGATATTCGGAATAGTGCCGCTCACGGACATTTTGATGAGTTTAATCGTAGCCAGGTGGATCTGATGATTCAAGGAATTAATAATTTTTTGGCAACCCACATGATATGA